A window of the Desulfobulbaceae bacterium genome harbors these coding sequences:
- a CDS encoding DUF342 domain-containing protein, with product MASEGLFKDGVPVVGGRYALKVSRDRLEAFIVPQEGDVGSIKGLDVGALHAELKAAGVMYGLLDQPMPRSDGSYGVAQGTPAVNGENARVKAYVKPGAAKFEKGKEPIKERVDFHELHSIVNVPKEKLLLEKVPLTLGTPGKTVTGEELRVKPGKDLTLKVGSGITLSEDGSKGFSAVEGKFVMVDGKPAVMVEHSINGDVDYSVGNIVFAGQRLIISGTVQPGFKVKCKGDISIAQGVQYSAAVTAGGNLEIKGGVIGQDIVIKCWGNVNAVFLENVGRIEVKGDLIVSGSMVQVNALVGGNIMVVSGKGVLAGGHYVVGGSVFVMELGSSDEVMTEISVGVNPLLEDKKVKMELEKELWSGRMSELLRNATGLRGLQKEQGAAFSLEQAELLRKYNAMLPEAAAKVNQLAEEEEALQAEIAQSASECVYVYGILHPGAKVTIGGVTRILNTPEKEVAIFFDKEVHQIRCRSLSPEERQSAK from the coding sequence ATGGCGTCTGAGGGATTGTTCAAGGATGGCGTGCCGGTTGTGGGGGGGAGATATGCCCTTAAAGTGTCTCGGGACCGTTTAGAGGCGTTCATTGTTCCGCAGGAAGGGGATGTGGGGAGTATTAAGGGCCTTGATGTGGGTGCGTTGCATGCTGAGTTGAAGGCTGCGGGTGTGATGTATGGTCTGCTCGATCAGCCGATGCCCAGGAGCGATGGTTCCTACGGGGTTGCCCAGGGAACTCCGGCGGTCAACGGAGAGAACGCCAGGGTCAAAGCCTATGTTAAGCCCGGTGCTGCCAAATTTGAAAAGGGTAAAGAGCCGATAAAGGAAAGGGTTGATTTCCATGAACTCCACTCCATTGTCAACGTCCCCAAAGAAAAGCTTCTCCTTGAGAAGGTGCCATTAACCCTAGGCACACCCGGAAAGACGGTGACAGGTGAAGAGCTGAGAGTGAAACCGGGGAAGGATCTCACTCTCAAGGTCGGGTCCGGCATTACCCTGTCCGAAGATGGGAGCAAAGGGTTTTCAGCAGTTGAAGGGAAATTTGTGATGGTTGACGGCAAACCGGCGGTGATGGTTGAACATAGCATCAACGGTGATGTTGATTATAGTGTCGGTAATATTGTTTTTGCCGGGCAACGTTTGATTATCAGCGGTACGGTTCAGCCTGGATTTAAGGTGAAATGCAAGGGTGATATCTCTATCGCTCAAGGTGTCCAGTATTCGGCTGCTGTGACTGCGGGCGGCAATCTTGAGATCAAAGGCGGTGTTATCGGTCAAGACATTGTTATTAAGTGCTGGGGCAATGTTAATGCAGTTTTTCTGGAAAACGTCGGACGGATCGAGGTGAAGGGTGATTTGATCGTGTCTGGTTCCATGGTCCAGGTTAATGCCCTGGTCGGTGGCAATATCATGGTTGTTTCAGGGAAAGGGGTGCTGGCGGGGGGCCACTATGTTGTTGGCGGGTCGGTTTTTGTTATGGAACTTGGCTCGTCGGATGAGGTGATGACCGAAATCAGTGTTGGAGTGAACCCGTTACTGGAAGATAAGAAGGTGAAGATGGAGTTAGAAAAAGAGCTGTGGTCAGGCAGGATGAGCGAACTATTGCGTAATGCCACCGGTCTTAGGGGCTTGCAAAAGGAGCAGGGAGCGGCATTTTCTCTTGAACAGGCAGAGTTGTTGAGAAAATATAACGCGATGCTGCCCGAGGCGGCAGCGAAGGTCAATCAACTAGCAGAGGAGGAGGAAGCGCTGCAGGCGGAAATTGCGCAGTCTGCCAGCGAATGTGTTTACGTCTACGGTATTCTTCATCCGGGGGCCAAGGTCACCATTGGTGGCGTGACCAGAATCTTGAACACCCCGGAGAAGGAGGTGGCAATTTTTTTCGATAAAGAAGTGCATCAGATTCGATGTCGAAGTTTGAGCCCCGAGGAGCGCCAGTCTGCCAAGTAA
- a CDS encoding adenylate kinase: MNILVFGPNGSGKGTQGAIVQKKYNISHIESGAIFRKNIGEGTELGKQAKAYIDRGDLVPDDITIPMILNRLQEDDCKGGWLLDGFPRNKVQAETLAKALSDAKIKLDYVIEIELDREIAKLRITGRRLCVNDNNHPNHIAFDAIKPVEKDGKLVCRVCGGELKTRADDQDDVAIGKRHDIYYDDKTGTMAAVNFFKNLTGPKTISVDGTTSISEVSDSIMKQLA, from the coding sequence ATGAACATTCTTGTTTTTGGACCAAATGGCAGCGGCAAGGGGACTCAAGGGGCGATTGTTCAAAAGAAGTACAACATTTCCCATATCGAGTCTGGCGCCATCTTCAGAAAGAACATCGGCGAAGGCACAGAGCTTGGCAAGCAGGCCAAGGCCTATATTGATCGCGGCGACCTGGTACCAGACGATATTACTATCCCGATGATCCTGAACCGCTTGCAGGAAGATGACTGCAAGGGTGGCTGGCTCCTCGATGGGTTCCCCCGTAACAAAGTCCAGGCCGAGACCCTGGCCAAGGCCTTGAGCGATGCCAAGATCAAGCTTGATTACGTCATCGAGATTGAACTGGACCGCGAAATAGCCAAACTTCGCATCACTGGGCGACGCCTGTGCGTCAACGACAACAATCACCCGAACCACATCGCCTTCGACGCCATCAAGCCAGTGGAAAAAGACGGCAAACTGGTTTGTCGCGTGTGCGGTGGTGAACTCAAGACTCGCGCCGACGACCAGGACGATGTGGCAATCGGCAAACGTCACGACATCTATTACGACGACAAAACCGGGACCATGGCGGCAGTCAACTTCTTTAAAAATCTCACTGGGCCGAAGACAATATCAGTAGACGGCACCACCTCCATCTCTGAGGTCAGTGACAGCATCATGAAACAGTTAGCATAA
- a CDS encoding potassium channel protein — translation MQNIKLSLLILLSILLFGTFGYMGIEGSSFLDGMYMTVITITTVGYAEVVPLHPVGKVFTMVLVLVGVSFVLYVFGKITEAVVEGGLRKAFGRINMDNKLAKVSGHYIVCGYGRIGRVICQSLHDDHRDFVVIENNPEEIKSLSTQGYLWVEGEAADDDVLIQAGIKRAKGLIAVVSSDAENVYITMTAKDLNHDLFVMGRSSGKKGADTKLLRAGADKVISPYYIGARQMANMVLRPTVIDFLDLTVHGALGLRLEELMVPESTSIANMTLMDSGIRKKYDLIVVAIKRQGENEMLFNPSHLTVIKPGDIIIVLGELDNIKRLEKEL, via the coding sequence ATGCAGAATATCAAATTGTCCCTCTTGATCTTGTTGTCGATCTTACTGTTCGGCACCTTTGGTTATATGGGGATTGAAGGCAGTTCGTTTCTGGATGGGATGTATATGACCGTTATTACCATCACCACTGTCGGCTATGCTGAGGTGGTTCCCCTGCACCCTGTGGGTAAAGTTTTCACCATGGTGCTGGTGCTGGTGGGGGTCAGTTTCGTTTTGTATGTCTTTGGCAAAATAACCGAGGCCGTGGTGGAGGGTGGACTGCGGAAAGCATTTGGGAGGATCAACATGGATAATAAATTAGCGAAGGTCAGCGGTCATTATATTGTATGCGGGTATGGCCGGATTGGCAGGGTTATCTGCCAGAGCCTGCATGATGACCATCGGGATTTTGTGGTGATCGAAAACAATCCTGAGGAGATCAAGTCACTCAGCACCCAAGGATATCTTTGGGTCGAAGGTGAGGCAGCAGATGATGATGTATTGATCCAGGCCGGAATTAAACGAGCCAAAGGTTTGATTGCGGTGGTGTCCTCTGATGCTGAAAATGTCTATATCACCATGACTGCCAAGGACCTTAATCATGATCTCTTTGTTATGGGGCGGTCGAGCGGGAAGAAGGGGGCGGACACCAAGTTGCTCAGAGCTGGGGCCGACAAGGTGATCTCTCCCTACTATATCGGTGCGAGGCAGATGGCGAATATGGTCTTGCGACCGACGGTTATTGATTTTCTTGACTTAACGGTGCACGGGGCGTTGGGGCTGCGCCTTGAAGAGTTGATGGTGCCGGAATCGACCTCTATTGCTAATATGACCCTGATGGATTCTGGGATACGAAAAAAGTATGACTTGATTGTGGTGGCCATCAAACGACAGGGAGAAAATGAGATGCTGTTTAATCCAAGCCACCTTACTGTTATCAAACCTGGTGATATCATCATTGTTCTTGGGGAGCTGGATAATATCAAGCGGTTGGAGAAGGAGTTATAG